The following coding sequences lie in one Rutidosis leptorrhynchoides isolate AG116_Rl617_1_P2 chromosome 4, CSIRO_AGI_Rlap_v1, whole genome shotgun sequence genomic window:
- the LOC139844929 gene encoding uncharacterized protein, whose translation MFSLNPLVHVGAVNSSSPHEIYLKPSNNTLICNNNKPTKFPIFRLSTTTTKIKATIDSEKEPVILQKQDQQVAVSSSTTTTTTIDNKEVEESVQLLKKAAKTRKVASADILSAFKVIEKAKIDPSQFCETLGGSESPGRTWMLVFTAEKQLKSGKYFPITAVQRFDATARRIENGVYLGPLGCLTFEGRFSWQKRILAFVFEQIKIKIGPLKPFEINIKGEDESEPTTKNPFFIWFYVDEEIAVARGRSGGTAFWCRCKRVT comes from the exons ATGTTTTCCTTAAATCCATTGGTACATGTAGGTGCAGTGAATTCAAGCTCTCCTCATGAAATCTATCTTAAACCATCAAACAACACCCTCATATGCAACAACAACAAACCAACCAAATTCCCCATTTTCAGATTATCAACAACTACTACAAAGATCAAAGCTACCATTGATAGTGAAAAAGAACCTGTTATTCTTCAAAAACAAGATCAACAAGTAGCGgtatcatcatcaacaacaacaacaacaacaatagacaATAAG GAAGTTGAAGAGAGCGTACAACTACTGAAAAAAGCTGCAAAGACTAGAAAGGTTGCTTCTGCTGATATTCTGTCTGCCTTCAAAGTGATCGAGAAGGCTAAAATCGACCCTTCACAATTTTGTGAAACTCTCGGTGGGTCAGAGTCCCCTGGAAGAACTTGGATGCTTGTGTTTACGGCCGAG AAACAGCTGAAATCTGGCAAATACTTTCCGATTACGGCTGTTCAAAGATTTGATGCAACT GCAAGGAGGATTGAGAATGGTGTCTATTTGGGACCTCTCGGATGCCTAACATTCGAAGGAAGATTTTCATGGCAAAAGAGAATACTTGCTTTTGTATTTGAGCAAATTAAGATAAAAATTGGACCTTTAAAACCATTTGAGATTAACATAAAAGGTGAAGATGAAAGTGAACCAACTACAAAGAATCCCTTCTTTATATGGTTTTACGTCGATGAAGAAATAGCTGTAGCTCGTGGCAGAAGCGGTGGGACCGCCTTTTGGTGTCGCTGCAAGCGTGTCACCTGA